One genomic segment of Chitinophaga sancti includes these proteins:
- a CDS encoding NUDIX domain-containing protein, giving the protein MTTLKPTGVIIARFQTPSLHEGHLELIRQVKQKHNRLIIVLGVSPVKGSRKHPLDYYTRERMIKQLFSDIIILPLSDQADDKVWSSKLDELLSTNFPHESFVLYGSRDSFIPYYGGRYPTNDLPPVKDYNATALREAVSDKVFDTEEFRAGIIYNTYNQFPKVYPTVDIAVFRHNRTELLLGRKPAEHAWRLPGGFTDPEDQNFDAAARRELQEECGQLETSPMQYELSMQMDDWRYRSEVDKIITTLFSTDLIFGEPIAADDIAALRWVPVNKLSEMIANGDIQPVHIPLLEKLADKYSANA; this is encoded by the coding sequence ATGACAACGCTAAAACCGACAGGAGTAATCATCGCCCGCTTTCAGACACCCAGCCTTCACGAAGGTCACCTGGAACTGATCCGGCAGGTAAAGCAAAAGCATAACCGCCTTATCATCGTACTCGGCGTAAGCCCGGTGAAAGGTAGCCGCAAGCATCCGCTGGATTATTATACCAGGGAAAGAATGATCAAACAACTCTTCTCCGATATTATCATCCTCCCGCTGAGCGATCAGGCCGATGATAAAGTATGGTCATCCAAACTGGATGAATTGCTTTCGACTAACTTCCCCCACGAATCATTCGTGCTGTACGGCAGCCGGGATAGTTTCATCCCTTACTACGGTGGCCGATATCCAACCAATGACCTGCCTCCTGTAAAGGACTACAATGCTACCGCCCTGCGCGAAGCAGTGTCTGACAAAGTGTTTGATACTGAAGAATTCAGAGCCGGCATTATCTACAATACATACAATCAGTTTCCGAAAGTATATCCAACCGTAGATATCGCCGTATTCAGACACAATCGCACAGAATTGTTACTGGGTCGCAAACCTGCCGAACATGCCTGGCGCCTGCCCGGTGGTTTCACAGATCCTGAAGATCAAAACTTTGATGCCGCCGCCCGCCGCGAATTGCAGGAAGAATGTGGTCAACTGGAAACCAGCCCTATGCAATACGAACTCTCCATGCAGATGGACGACTGGCGCTACCGCTCCGAAGTAGACAAGATCATTACGACCTTATTCAGTACTGACCTGATATTCGGAGAACCCATTGCTGCAGACGATATCGCCGCCCTGCGCTGGGTACCGGTTAACAAGCTCAGTGAAATGATCGCTAACGGTGACATCCAACCTGTACACATCCCATTACTGGAAAAACTTGCTGATAAATATTCTGCTAACGCCTAA
- a CDS encoding NUDIX hydrolase translates to MGPRQDIRLCVDAVVFGYTAKGSISVLLIKRTIDPFIHDWALPGGFVLNGETLEDAVTRELLTEAGVHINYLEQLYTFGRPERDPRGRIISIAFFGLVNPTNFKLAASSDAEDARWFDIKHLPALAFDHGEIVSTAVKRLRNKIRYEPIGFELLDKKFPISDLEKLYETVLDRPIDRRNFQKKMNHFGILMEHNEKLKHPSAGRPAKLYSFNEERYFQLKQEGIMFEI, encoded by the coding sequence TTGGGACCTAGACAAGACATACGCCTTTGTGTTGATGCAGTTGTATTTGGTTACACTGCCAAAGGAAGCATTTCCGTATTGCTGATCAAGCGGACAATAGACCCTTTTATTCACGACTGGGCACTACCCGGTGGCTTCGTGCTGAATGGCGAAACACTGGAAGACGCCGTAACACGCGAACTGCTCACCGAAGCCGGTGTGCATATCAACTACCTGGAACAGCTGTATACCTTCGGCAGACCAGAACGCGATCCCCGTGGCAGGATTATTTCCATCGCCTTCTTCGGACTCGTCAATCCTACTAACTTCAAGCTGGCGGCCAGCTCAGATGCTGAAGATGCCCGCTGGTTCGATATAAAACATTTACCCGCATTGGCGTTTGACCACGGCGAAATCGTATCTACCGCTGTCAAAAGATTGCGTAACAAAATCCGGTACGAACCTATCGGCTTCGAATTGCTGGATAAGAAGTTTCCTATTTCTGACCTGGAAAAACTATATGAAACTGTTCTGGACCGCCCCATAGACAGACGTAACTTCCAGAAGAAAATGAATCACTTTGGGATATTAATGGAACATAATGAAAAACTAAAACATCCCTCCGCAGGCAGACCCGCCAAGTTGTACAGTTTCAATGAAGAACGGTATTTTCAATTGAAGCAGGAAGGAATTATGTTCGAAATCTAA
- a CDS encoding nicotinate phosphoribosyltransferase, producing MTKENLILLADAYKYSHHKLYIPGTEYIYSYLESRGGKFNETVFYGLQYLLMEYLQGVVITKEKIDEAEIELNEVFGRNDIFDRTKFEYIIEQHGGRLPIRIKAVPEGTVTATHNVLMTIENTDPNCFWLTNFLETLLMQVWYPSTVATMSREIKKVVKKYYDETASPASFAGIDFVLNDFGFRGASSVESAGWGGSAHLINFAGSDTIIGSTFAKRYYKAPTAPGLSIPATEHSIMTLLGEPGEKEIFKHVLDSFPIGTIACVSDSYNIIRACEEYWGTELKEQILQREGTLVIRPDSGDAVATLLKVFEVLTEKFGYTINEKGYKVLPPQVRVIQGDGISYSSIPTIYEALKNAGISAENLVLGMGGALLQRVNRDTQEYALKCAYAVVNGKGINVQKNPLELDANGNTRVSFKKSKSGKQVLVKKDGAFVTIPESESAGLKDELVTVFENGEIKTSYTFNDIKTRAQI from the coding sequence ATGACAAAGGAAAACCTCATACTCTTAGCCGACGCCTATAAATACTCTCACCACAAACTGTACATACCCGGTACTGAATATATCTACTCCTACCTTGAAAGCCGGGGCGGCAAGTTCAACGAAACTGTATTCTACGGTCTCCAATACCTGCTCATGGAATACCTGCAAGGCGTAGTGATCACCAAAGAAAAAATTGACGAAGCAGAAATTGAATTGAATGAAGTATTTGGTCGCAACGATATATTCGATCGCACCAAATTTGAATATATCATCGAGCAACATGGCGGTCGCCTGCCAATAAGAATCAAAGCCGTTCCGGAAGGTACCGTCACCGCTACACACAATGTACTGATGACTATCGAAAACACCGATCCAAATTGCTTCTGGCTCACCAACTTCCTCGAAACACTGCTTATGCAGGTGTGGTACCCAAGTACCGTTGCTACCATGAGTCGTGAAATCAAAAAAGTCGTAAAGAAATATTACGATGAAACCGCCAGCCCCGCATCTTTCGCAGGTATCGACTTCGTGCTGAATGACTTCGGCTTCCGTGGCGCCAGCTCTGTAGAAAGCGCAGGATGGGGTGGTAGTGCACACCTGATCAACTTTGCAGGTAGCGATACCATCATCGGTTCTACATTTGCCAAAAGATATTACAAAGCACCTACCGCTCCCGGCCTCTCTATTCCTGCTACAGAACACTCTATCATGACCTTGTTAGGTGAACCGGGAGAAAAGGAGATCTTCAAACATGTTCTGGATAGTTTCCCAATCGGCACTATTGCCTGCGTATCTGATTCTTACAACATTATCAGAGCCTGTGAAGAATACTGGGGCACTGAATTGAAAGAACAGATCCTGCAAAGAGAAGGTACATTGGTGATCCGCCCTGATAGCGGCGATGCTGTTGCAACCCTGTTGAAAGTATTCGAAGTACTCACCGAAAAATTCGGCTATACGATCAATGAAAAAGGTTACAAAGTATTGCCTCCGCAGGTACGTGTCATCCAGGGTGATGGCATTAGCTATTCTTCTATCCCCACCATCTACGAAGCATTGAAGAATGCTGGTATCAGCGCCGAAAACCTGGTATTGGGTATGGGTGGAGCACTGTTACAAAGAGTGAACAGAGATACACAGGAATACGCTTTAAAATGCGCTTACGCAGTGGTAAATGGGAAGGGCATCAATGTACAGAAAAACCCTTTGGAACTGGATGCTAACGGTAACACCCGTGTATCTTTCAAGAAATCCAAATCCGGCAAACAGGTATTAGTAAAAAAAGATGGCGCCTTTGTCACCATCCCCGAAAGTGAGTCTGCCGGCCTTAAAGATGAATTGGTTACCGTGTTTGAAAATGGAGAAATAAAAACTTCATATACATTTAACGATATCAAGACCAGAGCACAGATCTGA
- a CDS encoding M20/M25/M40 family metallo-hydrolase: MKHSIWLLALVLPSAQLTAQKKADRKTLGNLQTHISYLASDKLEGRLTGSPGEQLAASYISAQMKQAGLTPKGDNGYLQTFPVNEGKTIGPSSSLTINNNALTPVEQYIPLPFSAQKSAKGDVMPAVNEPDNIWLLNVKDIESDPHTDPLEIYHQAAAEAAKAGATGVVFYNGPEAAADVLKWLSKETTPLTIPVMWVTDGISKTMEHAEEVQVSMNVVFGASKRTGTNVIGFLDNKAPATIIIGAHFDHLGKGEDHNSLTPNDKSIHNGADDNASGTAALIELARLLKGAHFNKYNFLFTAFSGEELGLFGSKYLADHPPVQLESVDYMINMDMIGRLDTSKGLQVGGVGTSPVWPEVLKGVAPAGLKLTFDSSGTGPSDHTSFYLKNIPVLFFFTGSHADYHKPSDDADRINYNGEVVVLKMVYDIVEKTNGMTKLAFTKTKDKQMGTSARFSVTLGIMPDYTWQKNGVHVDAVTEGKTAYKAGLAVNDIIIKLGNHTVANLEDYMQALASFKKGDKTTVWVKRGAQEKKFDIQF, from the coding sequence GTGAAGCACTCCATTTGGCTGCTGGCGCTAGTGCTGCCTTCTGCGCAACTGACCGCCCAAAAGAAAGCCGACCGTAAAACTCTGGGAAACCTACAGACCCACATTAGCTACCTGGCCAGCGACAAATTGGAAGGACGCCTCACGGGCAGTCCCGGTGAACAATTGGCAGCTAGCTACATTTCAGCACAAATGAAACAAGCCGGCCTGACTCCCAAAGGAGACAATGGCTACCTCCAGACCTTCCCTGTCAATGAAGGCAAAACCATCGGTCCTTCCAGCTCCCTGACAATCAATAACAACGCGCTCACCCCTGTTGAACAGTACATTCCATTGCCTTTCAGCGCCCAAAAGAGTGCAAAAGGCGATGTAATGCCAGCGGTAAATGAACCGGATAATATCTGGTTGCTCAATGTAAAAGACATTGAATCAGACCCACATACTGATCCCCTGGAAATCTACCACCAGGCAGCTGCAGAAGCAGCAAAAGCCGGAGCAACCGGGGTTGTTTTCTACAATGGCCCTGAAGCTGCTGCCGATGTACTTAAATGGTTGTCTAAAGAAACCACTCCGCTCACCATTCCGGTGATGTGGGTGACAGACGGTATCAGCAAAACCATGGAGCATGCTGAAGAAGTTCAGGTGAGTATGAATGTGGTCTTTGGCGCCAGTAAACGCACCGGCACCAATGTAATTGGTTTTTTGGACAATAAAGCACCTGCTACTATCATTATAGGTGCTCACTTTGACCACCTTGGCAAAGGAGAGGACCATAACTCCCTGACCCCCAATGATAAATCTATTCACAATGGCGCCGATGACAATGCCAGTGGTACAGCAGCGCTGATTGAACTGGCCCGCTTACTGAAAGGTGCGCATTTCAATAAATACAACTTCCTGTTCACCGCCTTCTCCGGGGAAGAACTAGGACTCTTTGGTTCCAAATATCTCGCAGATCATCCCCCTGTGCAGCTGGAATCGGTGGATTATATGATCAATATGGATATGATAGGCCGCCTGGATACATCCAAAGGTCTGCAGGTAGGAGGGGTAGGCACTTCTCCCGTATGGCCGGAGGTCCTGAAAGGAGTGGCGCCGGCAGGCCTAAAACTGACTTTCGATTCTTCAGGGACAGGACCTTCCGATCATACTTCTTTTTATCTGAAAAATATACCGGTGCTGTTTTTCTTCACCGGCTCCCATGCTGATTATCACAAACCTTCTGACGATGCGGACAGGATAAATTATAATGGTGAAGTAGTGGTGCTGAAGATGGTATATGATATCGTGGAAAAAACGAATGGCATGACCAAACTGGCATTTACCAAAACGAAGGATAAGCAGATGGGTACCAGTGCCCGCTTCTCTGTTACACTGGGTATTATGCCCGATTATACCTGGCAAAAGAATGGCGTACATGTAGATGCGGTCACAGAGGGAAAAACCGCATACAAAGCGGGTTTAGCTGTGAATGACATCATTATTAAGCTGGGTAACCATACTGTCGCCAACCTCGAAGATTACATGCAGGCCCTCGCCAGCTTCAAAAAAGGCGACAAGACAACTGTATGGGTAAAAAGAGGTGCACAGGAAAAGAAATTCGATATCCAATTCTAA
- a CDS encoding transferase — protein MFLLIPGRHHLLSDFQFKYLHRLLQNQLEGEQDVQGQAMPASAITAVIFAVTSANHLGTKRNPVPFYLRSMIIQEFSSYLDIPVFVYGIDDVGEINDFAGYTLKSIRHSSEGLHQLTPENTVVICSTPVKDMYTSLGYKVLPAELDITTGNLEHPLPWDIVRLIAQSPDWQKDRTVLDLIHPASFKIWKQYKIGEKVQHILKDPIIGADGDLTATRDYNAYVKQMDDIAALKYQETAPYIQPGNIGDIGCAAGSWIKMGCEDDRLHECDFYGIEVSRHLFEICYQRKHNGDFANPSVFFSQKNAVTSLVFDASSMNTIHTSSLTHEIASYGSEQDLRDFIANRYQELAPGGVWINRDVVGPENKDEIVLLWLDHTDGENKLPAQGITDNQELAAALEKLSTRAKFIRFAQDFRHQEDYKLAYEWVTIGGQTYCRLRMQDACEFLFTKDYTDNWLSEMHETFCFWSFADWQKELETAGFRVDRLSKPYRNEWIVENRLEGKTKLFRQEEDLLQEIPFPVSHMLLLARK, from the coding sequence ATGTTTTTACTAATTCCGGGTAGACATCACCTATTGTCAGACTTTCAGTTCAAGTACCTGCACAGATTATTGCAGAACCAACTGGAAGGAGAGCAGGATGTTCAGGGCCAGGCTATGCCAGCTTCCGCTATCACAGCGGTTATATTTGCCGTTACTTCCGCCAATCACCTGGGTACAAAGCGTAACCCGGTTCCTTTCTATCTCCGCTCCATGATCATCCAGGAGTTTTCCAGTTACCTGGATATCCCAGTGTTTGTATATGGAATAGACGATGTGGGCGAGATCAATGACTTTGCAGGCTATACCCTCAAGAGTATCCGTCATAGCAGCGAAGGATTACACCAGCTCACGCCGGAAAATACCGTGGTCATTTGCAGTACGCCGGTAAAGGATATGTACACTTCTCTTGGGTACAAAGTATTGCCTGCGGAACTGGATATCACCACCGGCAACCTGGAACATCCGTTGCCGTGGGACATTGTTCGCCTCATAGCCCAATCTCCGGACTGGCAAAAGGATAGAACGGTATTGGATCTCATCCATCCTGCCTCTTTCAAGATCTGGAAGCAGTACAAGATAGGGGAGAAGGTGCAGCACATTCTCAAAGATCCTATCATCGGAGCGGATGGTGACCTCACCGCTACCCGCGATTACAACGCCTATGTAAAACAAATGGACGACATTGCTGCCCTGAAATACCAGGAGACAGCTCCCTATATACAACCCGGCAACATCGGTGATATTGGCTGTGCAGCCGGATCATGGATCAAAATGGGCTGCGAAGATGATCGCCTCCATGAATGTGATTTCTATGGTATCGAAGTGTCCCGTCATCTCTTTGAAATATGCTACCAGCGTAAACACAATGGCGATTTCGCGAATCCATCCGTCTTCTTCTCCCAGAAGAATGCAGTGACTAGTCTTGTCTTCGATGCAAGTAGTATGAATACCATTCATACCTCTTCGCTTACCCACGAAATTGCCTCTTATGGCAGTGAGCAGGACCTGCGTGATTTCATCGCCAACCGTTACCAGGAGCTGGCTCCCGGTGGTGTATGGATCAACAGGGATGTGGTAGGGCCTGAGAACAAAGACGAAATTGTGTTACTCTGGCTGGATCATACAGATGGTGAAAACAAACTTCCTGCACAAGGTATCACCGACAATCAGGAACTGGCTGCTGCATTGGAGAAACTCTCTACCCGGGCTAAGTTCATTCGCTTTGCCCAGGATTTCCGCCACCAGGAAGATTATAAACTGGCTTATGAATGGGTCACCATCGGTGGGCAAACCTATTGCCGCCTGCGTATGCAGGATGCCTGTGAGTTCCTCTTTACAAAAGATTATACTGATAACTGGTTGAGTGAAATGCACGAAACCTTCTGTTTCTGGAGTTTTGCGGACTGGCAAAAAGAGCTGGAAACTGCCGGCTTCAGAGTAGACAGATTGTCTAAGCCATATAGGAATGAATGGATTGTAGAAAACAGGTTGGAAGGGAAAACAAAACTTTTCAGGCAGGAAGAAGATCTTTTACAGGAGATACCTTTTCCTGTATCACATATGCTGCTCTTAGCAAGAAAATAA